CGGCCAGCACGGCAGCCGCCCCGGCGGTGGCGCCGGCGCCCGGTGTGCCCGTGCGCTCCGGCCCGCGCTTTCCCAGCCCCCCACCGGCGGCAGCCACGGGGTTTGAAGACACCGAGCTGCCCGACGAGCAGCGCCACGACTCCGACCTGGGCCGCACCCAGTACGGCGAGTTGCAGTAATGGCGGGAGCGCCGGGCGCAGCGTTCAGTGCCCGGCGAAATCGACCAAGGTGAACAGCGGCAGGCCGCTGCTGCGCAGGCGCTGGGAGCCGCCGAGCTCGGGCAAATCGACAATCGCCGCGCCCTCGGTCACGCTGGCGCCGAGCTTTTCCAGCAGCTTCTTGCCCGCCATCATGGTGCCGCCGGTGGCGATCAGGTCGTCGATCAGCAGCACGCGGTCGCCGGCCTTGACGGCATCGGTGTGCAGCTCGACGGTGGCGCTGCCGTACTCCAGCTCGTAGGTTTCCTGCACCGTGGTGAACGGCAGCTTGCCCTTCTTGCGGATCGGCACAAACCCCAGGCCCAGCTCATAGGCCACGACCGAGCCGAGGATGAAGCCGCGCGCATCGAGCCCGGCCACCACGTCCGGGCGCAGCGCAGGCGTCATGTAACGGTGTACGAACGCATCGATCAGCACACGAAACACCCTGGGGTCTTGCAGCAGCGGCGTGATGTCGCGGAACTGCACCCCCGGGGCGGGCCAGTCGGGCACGGTGCGGATGTGTTGGCGCAGATAGTCGGAGACGCTCAGGGATAGCATGGTGAGGAAAACAAGGGAGGGCAAAAACGCCGACCAGTGTAATCACCCGTATGCTGCAGGGCGAGTGCTCTGCCCATAATGGTTGCCATGCCTGTTTCTGTTTTGCTCATCGACGCCGACGCGGTGCACGCCCAGGCGCTGGTGCGGGCCTTCGGTCAAGAGCCGCTGGGCTGGCACATCGCGCACGTGGTGGGCCCGGTGCAGGCCCGGGCGCTGCTTGCGGCCACGCCTGCTGCGTGCGATGCCGCGTTGGTGGTGGCGCCAGCGCAGGGCTGGGAGCCCGCCGCCTGGGTGGCTGCCCTGCAGGGCGTGCCGGCCATTGTCTTGTTGCCCGCTGGACAAGAGGTGCAGGCGGCGCAGGCGCTGCGCCAGGGCTTTGGCGACTATGCCCTGTGCGATGCGGACGGCGCCTATCTGCAGCAGCTGCCGGCGCAGATCGAAGATTTGCTGGTGCGCACCGTGGGCGAGCGTGCGCGGCGCGACATCGAGGCCGAGCTCGACCGCACTAGCGCCCTATTGGCGCAAAAAACGCGCGAGCTTGAAATTACCCTGGCCAGCGTCTCGCAGGCCATCATGAAGGTCGATGCCCAGGGCCGCATCTGTGTGTACAACCAGCGCCTGCTGCAGCTGCTGGATTTGCCCGAGGCATTGCTGCAGGGCCAGCCCCTGCTCTCTGACGTCATCTCTTTCCAACAGACGCGTGGCGACTTCGGCCCCAATCTGAGCCTGGTCGATCCCGTGGGGCAGGTGTATATCGCTGGGCAATCGGTGACCCAGAATCTGTCGGTCGCACCTGAACGCTACTTGCGCCGCACCCCTGCAGGGCGCCACCTCGAAGTGCGCACCCACCTGCTGGCCGAGGGCGGCCATGTGCGCACCTTCACCGACGTGACCGACTACTTGGCGATGCAGGAGGCGCTGCGCGCCAGCGAGGTGCGCTGGCGCAGTCTGACGGCGCTGTCCTCGGACTGGTACTGGGAGCAGGATGCGCAGTTTCGCTTTGTGCGCTTTGATGGCACGCCTGACCATCGTCACGGCGGCGACGATACCGCCTTGCTCGGCAAATGCCGCTGGGAACTGCCCTGCGAGGGTGTGACGCCAGAGCAATGGGCGGCGCACCGCGCCCAGCTCGAAGCGCACGAGGTGTTTTTGGACTTTGAGCTGCAGCGCACCTTGGTCGATGGCACGCGGCTATGGGCCTCGGTCAGTGGCGAACCGGTGTTTGACGGCACCGGTATTTTTACGGGTTACCGTGGCGTGGCGCGTGACATTACGGAGCGCAAGCGTGCCCAGGCCGAGATCGCCCGCCTGGCCTTCTACGACGAACTCACCGGCCTGCCCAACCGGCGCCTGCTGCAAGACCGGCTGGAGCAGGCGCTGCACCAGAGTGGACGTGATGGTCGCCAGGGGGCGCTGTTGTTTCTGGACATGGACAACTTCAAAACCGTGAACGACAGCATGGGCCACGAGGTGGGCGATGCGCTGCTGCAGCAGGTGGCGCAGCGTCTGTCGGGCTGTGTGCGCGCCAGTGACACCGTGGCGCGCCTGGGGGGTGATGAATTCATCATCGTGCTGCCCAGCCTGCACGGCGAGGTGGTACGCGCCGCCGCCATGGCCGAGGTCGTGGCGTTGAAAATTCTGGGCGCCCTGGGCCAGC
This DNA window, taken from Acidovorax sp. HDW3, encodes the following:
- a CDS encoding adenine phosphoribosyltransferase, which codes for MLSLSVSDYLRQHIRTVPDWPAPGVQFRDITPLLQDPRVFRVLIDAFVHRYMTPALRPDVVAGLDARGFILGSVVAYELGLGFVPIRKKGKLPFTTVQETYELEYGSATVELHTDAVKAGDRVLLIDDLIATGGTMMAGKKLLEKLGASVTEGAAIVDLPELGGSQRLRSSGLPLFTLVDFAGH
- a CDS encoding EAL domain-containing protein codes for the protein MPVSVLLIDADAVHAQALVRAFGQEPLGWHIAHVVGPVQARALLAATPAACDAALVVAPAQGWEPAAWVAALQGVPAIVLLPAGQEVQAAQALRQGFGDYALCDADGAYLQQLPAQIEDLLVRTVGERARRDIEAELDRTSALLAQKTRELEITLASVSQAIMKVDAQGRICVYNQRLLQLLDLPEALLQGQPLLSDVISFQQTRGDFGPNLSLVDPVGQVYIAGQSVTQNLSVAPERYLRRTPAGRHLEVRTHLLAEGGHVRTFTDVTDYLAMQEALRASEVRWRSLTALSSDWYWEQDAQFRFVRFDGTPDHRHGGDDTALLGKCRWELPCEGVTPEQWAAHRAQLEAHEVFLDFELQRTLVDGTRLWASVSGEPVFDGTGIFTGYRGVARDITERKRAQAEIARLAFYDELTGLPNRRLLQDRLEQALHQSGRDGRQGALLFLDMDNFKTVNDSMGHEVGDALLQQVAQRLSGCVRASDTVARLGGDEFIIVLPSLHGEVVRAAAMAEVVALKILGALGQPYPIGSGLQHSTPSIGIALFQGQAQAVSALLQQADLAMYQAKSSGRNTFCFFDTAMQAQASARAALEADLRLGLERGEFLLHYQRVVNAQGQVLGAEALVRWQHPQRGLVLPGEFITLAEQTGLILPLGQQVLRQACEQLARWQQQPASCDWVLAVNVSAQEFRHPGFVPQVQTTLAQTGVDATRLKLELTESLLLHDVEGSIAKMQALRACGLRFALDDFGTGYSSLAYLKRLPLDQLKIDQSFVRDLLTDANDAAIACTVLGLGRSLGLEVLAEGVETPSQRKFLLRHGCQRFQGYLFGRPGPAAALLD